A portion of the Celeribacter baekdonensis genome contains these proteins:
- a CDS encoding TRAP transporter large permease: protein MTHWEFGTLVLFILLFLGVPISFALALIGTAGTAAIIGWSPSFSLLGQTYFEHSRSYSLSILPLFLMMGNFVVQSGIARDLYSAAYAWLRHRKGGLAVATVVACGGFSSVCGSSLATASTMAKIALPNMRKFGYPDSLSTASIAAGGTLGILIPPSVILVFYGIMTQQDIGKLFLAGILPGILGVILYALAVRISVHFGKFELPTEAKLPLKDRIIALKGVAGALGLFAFVMGGIYFGVFTPTESAGMGAGGAFLLVLLQGRLTVTKTLVTLYETAKTTAMMFFILFGALTFANYVNLSGMSRDIQVLVTSVGDHPLAVIGIITVIYLILGCVLEGLSMITLTVPIFYPIVAAQGFDLIWFGIYVVIVTEVSYITPPVGLNAFVLKSVVKDVQLSTIFRGLGPFLLVDVLRVILILAFPALVLFVPNMM from the coding sequence ATGACCCATTGGGAATTCGGGACGCTTGTCCTCTTTATCCTGTTGTTTCTTGGTGTTCCGATTTCCTTTGCCTTGGCCCTGATCGGCACGGCGGGCACGGCGGCCATCATCGGGTGGTCCCCGTCCTTTTCGCTTTTGGGGCAAACCTATTTCGAACACAGCCGCAGTTATTCGCTGTCGATCCTGCCGCTGTTTTTGATGATGGGGAATTTCGTGGTGCAATCGGGCATCGCGCGCGATCTCTATTCTGCCGCTTATGCGTGGCTTCGGCATCGTAAAGGTGGGCTGGCCGTGGCGACTGTTGTGGCCTGTGGCGGGTTTTCTTCGGTCTGCGGATCGTCCTTGGCGACCGCATCGACCATGGCGAAAATCGCCCTGCCGAACATGCGCAAATTTGGCTACCCGGATAGCCTTTCGACCGCCTCCATCGCGGCAGGCGGGACTTTGGGCATTCTGATTCCGCCCTCCGTGATCTTGGTGTTTTACGGCATCATGACCCAACAAGACATCGGCAAGCTGTTCCTCGCGGGCATCCTTCCGGGCATTTTGGGGGTGATCCTATATGCGCTTGCGGTTCGGATTTCGGTGCATTTTGGCAAGTTTGAGTTGCCGACTGAGGCCAAGCTTCCGCTCAAGGATCGCATCATCGCCCTCAAAGGGGTCGCTGGGGCGCTTGGGCTTTTTGCCTTTGTCATGGGCGGCATTTATTTTGGTGTGTTCACCCCGACGGAAAGTGCCGGTATGGGGGCCGGGGGCGCGTTCCTTTTGGTGCTGTTGCAAGGGCGTCTGACCGTGACCAAAACGCTTGTCACCCTCTATGAAACGGCCAAAACCACAGCGATGATGTTTTTTATCCTGTTCGGTGCACTGACCTTTGCCAACTACGTCAACCTGTCTGGGATGAGCCGCGACATTCAAGTCTTGGTCACCTCCGTGGGCGATCATCCTTTGGCGGTGATCGGGATCATCACGGTGATTTACCTGATCCTTGGCTGCGTCCTTGAGGGTCTGTCGATGATCACACTCACCGTGCCGATCTTTTATCCTATCGTCGCGGCGCAAGGGTTCGATCTAATTTGGTTTGGCATCTATGTCGTGATCGTCACCGAGGTGAGCTATATCACACCGCCCGTTGGTCTAAACGCTTTCGTGCTCAAATCCGTGGTCAAAGACGTGCAGCTCAGCACGATCTTCCGCGGTCTTGGGCCCTTTCTTTTGGTGGATGTGTTGCGCGTGATCTTAATTCTCGCGTTTCC
- a CDS encoding TRAP transporter small permease has protein sequence MMNLSELVAGHHEDGLPRAVARPFHHVIAWLCAVLLILMMGLTVVDVLGRYLMNAPVPGSTELTEMLLAAIIFLGLPAASLDREHVTVDLFIDRLPDWINRLREPVVLLMSAGVLGVIAWRLWITAAQVAGYGGTTATLELPVAPIGYLASSLTWVAVALTLAEVFYRPKKEA, from the coding sequence ATGATGAACCTGTCCGAACTTGTTGCCGGACATCACGAGGATGGGCTGCCGCGCGCGGTGGCCCGACCTTTCCACCATGTGATCGCCTGGCTTTGCGCGGTGCTTTTGATCTTGATGATGGGCTTGACCGTCGTCGATGTGTTGGGGCGCTATTTGATGAATGCGCCGGTGCCGGGCTCGACCGAGCTGACCGAAATGCTTTTGGCTGCGATCATCTTTTTGGGGCTCCCGGCGGCGAGCCTGGACCGGGAACATGTGACGGTCGATCTCTTTATTGACCGCCTGCCGGATTGGATCAATCGGCTGCGCGAGCCCGTGGTTTTGCTGATGTCGGCAGGTGTGCTTGGCGTGATTGCGTGGCGTCTTTGGATCACCGCCGCTCAGGTCGCTGGCTATGGTGGCACCACAGCGACATTGGAACTGCCCGTGGCGCCCATCGGGTATCTGGCCTCTTCCCTGACTTGGGTCGCGGTGGCACTCACCTTGGCCGAAGTCTTTTACCGCCCGAAAAAGGAGGCCTGA
- a CDS encoding TRAP transporter substrate-binding protein, giving the protein MNMKLKKIAATATAIALFSGAAFADTVLTMNSWLPPTHPQVAELFVPWAADIEKVTEGRVKINILPAPLGPPPAAFDLAKNGIADITYSVHGYTPGRFKTSVLGEMPFLSDDAVATSVAFWRVQDAMLKDAGEYDGVKVLTVFTHGPGEIFSRKPIETAEDVSGQKIRIGSTMAHDIATNLGAVPVEGPSSKAYELLSQGVADGIFFPFETVTFFSLEDILDYGYTVKGGLYNSAMFVVMNEAKWNSISAEDQALIEPLLGEAFARRAGEMWNAADAKGRAEMEGKITIKAASDEEVAALKTRLAPIVDERIAQITEAGVDGQAAYDMMLSEIAKIESEK; this is encoded by the coding sequence ATGAACATGAAACTTAAAAAGATCGCCGCCACGGCGACGGCCATTGCACTCTTCTCCGGCGCGGCATTTGCCGACACCGTTCTCACCATGAACAGTTGGCTGCCCCCGACCCATCCGCAAGTGGCCGAGTTGTTCGTGCCATGGGCCGCAGACATCGAAAAAGTCACCGAAGGTCGCGTTAAAATCAACATTCTGCCCGCCCCGCTTGGCCCGCCCCCCGCGGCGTTTGATTTGGCCAAAAACGGCATCGCCGACATCACGTATTCGGTTCACGGCTATACGCCGGGCCGGTTTAAAACCTCCGTCTTGGGGGAAATGCCGTTCCTTTCCGATGATGCCGTGGCCACGTCTGTGGCCTTTTGGCGGGTTCAAGACGCGATGTTGAAAGACGCGGGCGAATATGACGGCGTCAAGGTTTTGACCGTCTTCACCCATGGTCCCGGCGAGATTTTTTCGCGCAAACCGATTGAAACCGCAGAAGATGTGTCCGGTCAAAAAATCCGCATCGGGTCGACCATGGCGCATGACATTGCGACAAATTTGGGTGCCGTTCCAGTCGAAGGGCCGTCGTCCAAGGCCTATGAGCTTTTGAGCCAAGGCGTTGCTGACGGGATCTTCTTTCCCTTTGAAACGGTGACCTTTTTTAGCCTCGAAGACATCTTGGACTATGGCTACACCGTCAAAGGTGGACTTTATAATTCCGCCATGTTCGTGGTCATGAATGAGGCCAAATGGAACAGCATTTCGGCGGAGGATCAGGCCCTCATCGAACCGCTTTTGGGCGAAGCCTTTGCGCGCCGCGCGGGTGAAATGTGGAACGCTGCCGATGCCAAGGGGCGGGCTGAGATGGAGGGAAAAATCACCATCAAAGCCGCCTCCGACGAAGAAGTTGCCGCGCTCAAGACGCGTCTTGCGCCGATCGTGGATGAGCGGATCGCGCAGATCACAGAAGCGGGTGTCGATGGGCAGGCGGCCTATGACATGATGCTGTCCGAGATCGCTAAAATCGAGTCCGAAAAATGA
- a CDS encoding MarR family winged helix-turn-helix transcriptional regulator translates to MGLGETDHDQNRDPEESQKPDHFRDTWPYFWINRVNAFYTRALEKRLKPLGVDAPRWRVLISLYQQDYMSVSEVADFSTLKLNTTTKIVQRMIADGLVETRVRPTDGRVTEVCLTEKGDDLRAKALNEVYRIRDESFHNVTPAEIKTLNAILGKITTDLGRII, encoded by the coding sequence ATGGGACTTGGAGAGACCGATCATGACCAAAATAGAGACCCCGAAGAGTCCCAAAAACCCGATCATTTCCGTGATACGTGGCCCTATTTTTGGATCAACCGGGTCAACGCCTTTTACACGCGCGCGCTTGAAAAGCGGCTCAAACCCTTGGGTGTCGATGCGCCCCGTTGGCGCGTTCTGATCTCGCTGTACCAACAGGACTACATGTCGGTCTCCGAGGTTGCGGATTTTTCCACTCTCAAACTCAACACCACCACCAAGATCGTTCAGCGCATGATCGCCGATGGTTTGGTGGAGACTCGCGTGCGCCCCACGGACGGGCGCGTGACCGAAGTCTGCCTGACCGAAAAGGGCGACGATTTGCGCGCCAAAGCGCTCAATGAGGTCTACCGCATTCGCGACGAAAGTTTTCACAACGTCACGCCCGCGGAGATCAAAACTCTGAACGCCATCCTTGGAAAGATCACAACGGATCTTGGTCGGATTATCTGA
- a CDS encoding flavin reductase, which produces MMDLTQTQQDFREGMSRLGAAVNLITTDGPAGKHGITASAVCSVTDNPPTLLVCINTRAFAHDKFVENGVLAVNVLAAEHQELSGIFARFVEGVDRFSFGDWEAGPTGAPMLTDANVAFDCRITGRQEEGTHSVFFCQVEKVRMSAKARHGLVWFSRDFHHLVTEDQA; this is translated from the coding sequence ATGATGGATCTGACTCAAACCCAACAGGACTTTCGCGAAGGCATGAGCCGCCTCGGTGCCGCTGTGAACCTGATCACCACCGACGGCCCTGCGGGTAAGCATGGCATCACCGCTTCGGCTGTCTGCTCCGTCACGGACAACCCGCCGACGCTGTTGGTCTGCATCAATACCCGCGCGTTTGCGCATGATAAATTCGTGGAAAACGGTGTGCTTGCGGTCAATGTTTTGGCTGCCGAGCATCAGGAGCTCTCTGGCATTTTTGCCCGCTTTGTCGAGGGCGTGGATCGGTTTTCATTTGGTGACTGGGAGGCGGGTCCAACCGGCGCGCCGATGCTCACAGATGCCAATGTCGCGTTTGATTGCCGCATCACAGGTCGCCAGGAAGAGGGCACGCATTCGGTGTTTTTCTGTCAGGTCGAAAAGGTCCGCATGAGCGCCAAAGCGCGTCATGGGTTGGTGTGGTTTAGCCGGGATTTCCATCATCTTGTGACGGAGGATCAGGCGTGA
- a CDS encoding PDR/VanB family oxidoreductase yields the protein MTKDNAQKLKVSARMDDRGGISRIRFVPESGENIVPFEAGAHLDLYLPDLDMWRQYSLCSDPAETDFYEIGVLKDPNSRGGSLKVHETAVEGAVFTVEGPRNHFPLDETAETTVLLGGGIGITPMIAMAKRLHAIGKDFTLHYCTRSADVTAFRDTLESCGFADKVVFHYDDQDPAQRLDLKRDLPAPSGATHLYVCGPQGFMDWVIETAEAAGHANANVHREYFSADVDLSGDSFEIECRESGVTLTVGGDDTIAKALARAGIKVEVKCEEGVCGTCLTDVLEGEIDHRDQFLTEEEREDGDVMCVCCSRAKGPKLVLDI from the coding sequence ATGACCAAAGACAACGCACAAAAGCTAAAGGTCAGCGCACGTATGGATGATCGTGGCGGGATTTCTCGCATTCGGTTCGTGCCAGAAAGCGGCGAGAATATCGTCCCGTTCGAGGCGGGCGCACACCTTGATCTCTACCTGCCTGACCTCGACATGTGGCGGCAATATTCGCTCTGCTCTGATCCTGCGGAAACCGACTTTTACGAAATCGGGGTGCTCAAAGATCCGAACAGTCGCGGTGGCTCGCTTAAGGTTCATGAAACGGCCGTTGAGGGTGCTGTGTTCACCGTCGAAGGCCCGCGCAATCACTTCCCGCTGGATGAAACCGCTGAGACCACTGTGCTTTTGGGCGGCGGCATTGGCATCACGCCGATGATCGCAATGGCCAAGCGGTTGCACGCCATCGGCAAAGATTTCACCTTGCATTATTGCACCCGCTCGGCGGATGTGACGGCCTTTCGCGACACGCTTGAGAGCTGTGGGTTTGCCGATAAGGTGGTGTTCCACTATGACGACCAAGACCCCGCACAACGGCTTGATCTCAAACGTGATTTGCCTGCCCCTTCTGGGGCCACTCATCTTTATGTCTGTGGTCCGCAAGGGTTCATGGATTGGGTTATCGAGACGGCGGAAGCGGCAGGCCATGCCAATGCCAACGTCCACCGCGAATATTTCTCGGCGGATGTGGACCTCTCCGGCGACAGCTTTGAAATCGAATGCCGTGAAAGTGGTGTGACGCTGACGGTCGGGGGCGATGACACCATTGCCAAAGCTTTGGCGCGTGCCGGCATCAAGGTCGAAGTCAAATGCGAAGAGGGTGTTTGCGGCACCTGTTTGACCGACGTTCTTGAGGGCGAGATTGATCATCGGGATCAGTTTTTGACCGAAGAGGAACGCGAAGATGGCGACGTGATGTGCGTCTGTTGTTCGCGGGCCAAAGGTCCAAAACTCGTGTTGGATATTTAA
- a CDS encoding SDR family NAD(P)-dependent oxidoreductase, which produces MSAPLPEHIPTAVVTGGARGFGAQAVRALHKAGYRVIITDVNPGEEAKALATELDLAGDTAITATLDVSKPEDFQTVLDKCVDRYGSVEVLVNNAARTAVQNVLDIDPAFFNEVMATNAGGTFAGCQVFGRYFKAQGYGRLINMASLAGQNGGTATGAHYAASKGAILTLTKIFARDLAPFGVTCNAIAPGPMDTPMVRDVLGDNIGNAIAGIPVKKLGDPDFVAKMVVMLAGPDAGFVNGACWDVNGGLYVR; this is translated from the coding sequence ATGAGCGCGCCGCTTCCAGAACACATCCCGACCGCAGTGGTCACGGGCGGTGCGCGCGGTTTTGGCGCGCAGGCTGTCCGGGCACTGCACAAAGCGGGCTACCGAGTGATCATCACCGACGTGAATCCGGGTGAGGAGGCCAAAGCCTTGGCCACCGAATTGGACCTCGCGGGGGACACTGCGATCACCGCCACATTGGATGTCTCCAAGCCTGAGGATTTCCAAACGGTGCTCGACAAATGTGTCGACCGCTATGGTTCGGTCGAGGTTTTGGTCAACAACGCCGCGCGCACTGCTGTGCAAAACGTGCTCGACATTGATCCCGCGTTTTTCAACGAGGTCATGGCGACAAACGCCGGTGGCACCTTTGCCGGGTGTCAGGTTTTTGGCCGCTATTTCAAGGCGCAGGGCTATGGCCGTTTGATCAATATGGCCTCTTTGGCCGGTCAAAACGGCGGCACCGCGACAGGGGCGCATTATGCCGCCTCAAAAGGTGCGATCCTGACGCTGACTAAAATTTTTGCCCGCGATCTCGCACCGTTTGGTGTGACCTGTAATGCTATCGCACCGGGTCCGATGGACACGCCGATGGTGCGTGACGTCTTGGGCGACAATATCGGCAACGCGATTGCGGGCATCCCGGTCAAAAAACTCGGCGATCCCGATTTTGTGGCCAAGATGGTTGTCATGTTGGCGGGTCCTGACGCGGGTTTTGTCAACGGTGCCTGTTGGGACGTCAACGGCGGGTTGTATGTGAGGTAA
- a CDS encoding aromatic-ring-hydroxylating dioxygenase subunit beta, with protein MTEMSKIDTKSLLADVTAFIWAESAMLDAKEYDEWLDLWTDDGLYIMPIGDTVDFKNSVNLCYDNAKMRKDRIGRFHQGFSISSAPPALTVRTLSRFRIEATDGDLVTVTCAEHVIEDKFGRQRTWAGNVAYTLQSTEGGFKLHQKIIRLLNSDGMLNSFSYLF; from the coding sequence ATGACTGAAATGAGCAAAATCGACACCAAATCCCTATTGGCTGATGTCACAGCTTTCATCTGGGCCGAAAGCGCAATGCTGGATGCCAAGGAATATGACGAGTGGCTCGATCTGTGGACCGATGACGGTCTTTACATCATGCCGATCGGCGACACGGTGGATTTCAAAAACAGCGTCAACCTGTGTTATGACAACGCCAAAATGCGCAAAGATCGCATTGGGCGTTTCCACCAAGGCTTTTCCATCTCGTCCGCGCCGCCCGCTTTGACGGTGCGCACGCTGTCGCGGTTTCGGATTGAGGCCACAGACGGCGATTTGGTCACCGTGACCTGCGCCGAACATGTCATCGAGGATAAATTTGGCCGTCAACGCACCTGGGCAGGCAATGTCGCATACACCCTCCAATCCACCGAGGGCGGGTTCAAACTGCACCAAAAGATCATCCGTCTTTTGAACTCTGATGGGATGCTGAATTCGTTCAGCTACTTGTTCTGA
- a CDS encoding aromatic ring-hydroxylating dioxygenase subunit alpha, translated as MSLDMPKFSDLDALYDEENALVGTAMYEDPDLFDEEMEKIFKNTWVWIAHESEFPDKGSFKLSNVGLEPVIVVRDRKGKIHCMVNRCRHRAATVCEVKKGKTSSFQCPYHGWGYGLDGSLRALPYPEQYGDDFDKAQHGLLKLRTESYNGMVFATFKEDMEPLEEFLGEAVCRYIDLFMKQGGGFPVKVLGEHQFTVPMNWKVQLENTTDAYHFPVVHKSFMQTLDGQTEEMFDFLDKGKGWVEDLGNGHSIMMMIPELEDLDANLDAPIPARFEELAQEIRDEGYPEDQVKKIVRAVGGAGFNLNLFPNVSFSLAFFRVLTPISVEQTDIRHIAIGMDGGPDAANQARIRLHEHFQGPMGFGSPDDAEVWERIQRGTKGGEELKILVNRGMVDEVDGPNGPRGHISAETGMRAAYKMWKGLMAK; from the coding sequence ATGTCTCTTGATATGCCAAAGTTCAGTGACCTTGACGCACTCTACGACGAAGAGAATGCGCTGGTCGGAACCGCCATGTACGAAGATCCCGATCTCTTTGACGAAGAGATGGAAAAGATTTTCAAAAACACCTGGGTCTGGATCGCACATGAAAGCGAATTCCCTGACAAAGGCTCGTTCAAACTGTCCAACGTCGGTCTTGAACCGGTGATCGTGGTCCGCGACCGCAAGGGCAAAATCCATTGCATGGTCAATCGGTGCCGTCACCGCGCTGCCACCGTCTGTGAAGTCAAAAAGGGCAAGACCTCGTCGTTCCAATGCCCCTATCACGGCTGGGGCTACGGGCTTGACGGTTCTTTGCGCGCACTGCCTTACCCGGAACAGTACGGCGATGATTTCGACAAGGCTCAGCATGGTCTGTTGAAGCTGCGCACCGAGTCCTACAACGGTATGGTGTTTGCGACCTTTAAAGAGGACATGGAGCCGCTCGAAGAGTTCTTGGGTGAGGCCGTGTGTCGTTACATTGACCTGTTCATGAAACAGGGCGGTGGCTTCCCGGTCAAAGTGTTGGGCGAGCATCAGTTCACCGTGCCGATGAACTGGAAAGTGCAGTTGGAAAACACCACCGACGCCTACCATTTCCCGGTCGTGCACAAGAGCTTTATGCAAACGCTCGACGGTCAGACCGAAGAGATGTTCGATTTCCTCGACAAGGGCAAAGGCTGGGTTGAGGATCTGGGCAACGGTCACTCGATCATGATGATGATCCCGGAGCTCGAAGACCTCGACGCCAACCTTGATGCGCCGATCCCGGCCCGTTTCGAAGAGCTGGCACAAGAAATCCGTGATGAGGGCTATCCCGAAGATCAGGTCAAGAAAATCGTGCGTGCCGTGGGCGGGGCGGGGTTCAACCTCAACCTCTTCCCCAACGTGTCCTTCTCCTTGGCGTTCTTTCGTGTGCTCACGCCAATTTCCGTGGAGCAAACCGACATCCGCCATATCGCCATCGGCATGGACGGTGGCCCGGATGCCGCCAACCAAGCGCGCATTCGTTTACATGAGCATTTCCAAGGGCCGATGGGCTTTGGCTCGCCGGATGACGCCGAAGTCTGGGAACGCATTCAGCGCGGCACCAAAGGGGGCGAAGAGCTCAAGATCCTCGTGAACCGCGGCATGGTCGATGAGGTCGACGGACCGAATGGTCCGCGTGGTCACATCTCCGCTGAGACCGGCATGCGTGCCGCTTACAAAATGTGGAAAGGCTTGATGGCAAAATGA
- a CDS encoding acyl-CoA dehydrogenase family protein: MTSLSKLSADQANDALYISVLDEIRARRAEFTQLRHVPLDVVERLQHIGVYRSFVPTRFGGDEKTPAEFCRLIEDISAADASTGWVASFGVSATYLAALPSDTYAQIYGKDPNTVFAGAMFPPQKADKVDGGFKVKGRWPWCSGIMGSSLVGAGIKVEGDDTPLPRVAVLPRDRVFVDETWNTIGLSATGSHDAVVEDVVVAPEWTFIRGGRPEMDDLIFKYPAMALASQVLAVVALGAAREALDFLVKDAADRASITGAPNPGARPYVQSEFAKAQGILMGARAAFYDMIEAAWEQLKSTGDVSQDMKIRLRLVATKAARDGAEAARIAFVIGGSGVMETGHTLGRCMVDAACVAQHAFMGEGTWTAAGAGFFDQPTMPGYP; this comes from the coding sequence ATGACCTCACTGTCCAAACTCTCCGCAGACCAAGCAAATGATGCGCTCTACATCTCCGTCTTAGATGAAATCCGTGCTCGTCGGGCCGAGTTTACTCAGTTGCGCCATGTGCCGTTGGATGTGGTGGAGCGGCTGCAACACATTGGCGTTTATCGCTCTTTTGTGCCCACTCGTTTTGGTGGCGATGAGAAAACCCCCGCTGAGTTCTGCCGTCTGATTGAAGACATCTCTGCGGCGGATGCCTCCACCGGTTGGGTCGCAAGTTTTGGCGTCTCCGCCACCTATTTGGCGGCACTGCCGTCGGACACTTATGCGCAAATCTACGGCAAAGATCCGAACACCGTGTTTGCGGGGGCAATGTTCCCGCCGCAAAAGGCCGACAAGGTTGATGGTGGGTTTAAGGTCAAAGGCCGCTGGCCGTGGTGCTCTGGTATCATGGGGTCGTCCCTGGTTGGTGCGGGCATCAAGGTCGAAGGCGATGACACGCCGTTGCCACGTGTGGCGGTGTTGCCGCGCGACAGGGTCTTTGTCGATGAGACGTGGAACACCATCGGCTTGTCTGCGACCGGCTCGCACGACGCGGTGGTCGAAGATGTCGTGGTGGCCCCTGAGTGGACCTTTATCCGCGGCGGCAGACCCGAGATGGATGATCTGATTTTCAAATATCCGGCGATGGCTTTGGCATCACAGGTTTTGGCTGTCGTGGCCTTGGGCGCGGCACGTGAAGCACTTGATTTCTTGGTGAAAGACGCGGCTGATCGCGCTTCGATCACCGGCGCACCAAATCCGGGCGCCCGCCCCTACGTGCAGTCCGAATTCGCCAAGGCGCAGGGCATCTTGATGGGGGCGCGCGCGGCGTTTTACGACATGATTGAGGCGGCTTGGGAGCAACTCAAGTCCACCGGCGATGTGTCTCAGGACATGAAAATTCGCCTGCGTTTGGTGGCGACCAAAGCCGCCCGCGATGGTGCAGAGGCGGCCCGCATCGCCTTTGTCATCGGCGGGTCTGGCGTGATGGAAACCGGCCATACCTTGGGGCGTTGCATGGTGGACGCGGCGTGTGTCGCGCAACACGCTTTTATGGGCGAGGGCACGTGGACTGCCGCAGGTGCTGGCTTTTTCGACCAACCGACTATGCCCGGATACCCCTAA
- a CDS encoding amidase: MNAHVTSSHALVQELSLGGAGPTVVVKDCIDIVGTVTGCGSEAFASAAPATENAVVVDALLMAGCRIIGKANMHELAFGMTGVNGFHGTPVNPNWPDRIPGGSSSGSAVAVAAGLCDFAIGTDTGGSVRQPAICCGVIGIKPTYGRISRKGLSPRNSSLDCVGAFARDMDMIETAMASMDPSFVPETLIHAPKLTRIKSDPVAEVGDPLVYALMDAYPGMGYERLTHFEAAFQAGMTVISYETAAAFGHLLDEGAPLGADIHKRLTAARNVTEAQLAKAEAVRTAFTAEVDVLLEQYDALVTPALPVIPPTLIEAQDPQTILPLTRFLRPFNLSGHPAITLPARTNTGLPIGLQLVGRKGEEARLCAIARWVVSCVPDFQSKDQSQ, from the coding sequence ATGAACGCACACGTCACCAGCTCTCACGCGCTGGTCCAAGAGCTGTCTTTGGGCGGCGCTGGGCCAACTGTCGTGGTCAAAGATTGTATCGACATTGTCGGTACCGTGACGGGCTGTGGCTCAGAAGCCTTCGCCTCTGCCGCGCCCGCAACCGAAAATGCCGTGGTGGTTGACGCGCTTCTGATGGCCGGATGCCGGATCATCGGCAAAGCCAATATGCACGAACTGGCGTTTGGGATGACGGGCGTGAATGGATTTCACGGGACTCCTGTGAACCCCAACTGGCCGGACCGCATTCCGGGCGGCTCGTCGTCCGGGTCTGCCGTCGCCGTGGCCGCAGGGTTATGTGATTTTGCCATTGGCACCGACACTGGCGGATCGGTGCGTCAGCCGGCGATCTGTTGTGGCGTGATCGGGATCAAGCCAACCTATGGCCGGATCAGCCGTAAGGGCCTGTCGCCTAGAAACAGCTCGCTTGATTGTGTCGGGGCCTTTGCCCGTGACATGGATATGATCGAGACTGCTATGGCGTCCATGGACCCGAGTTTTGTTCCTGAAACCCTCATCCACGCGCCCAAATTGACCCGGATCAAATCTGATCCTGTGGCCGAAGTGGGCGATCCTTTGGTCTATGCTTTGATGGATGCCTATCCGGGCATGGGCTATGAACGCCTCACCCATTTTGAAGCGGCGTTTCAGGCCGGAATGACGGTGATTTCCTATGAGACCGCCGCCGCATTTGGGCATTTGCTCGACGAAGGCGCACCGCTTGGCGCGGATATTCACAAACGCCTGACGGCGGCACGCAACGTGACCGAGGCGCAATTGGCCAAGGCCGAAGCGGTGCGTACCGCCTTCACTGCCGAAGTGGACGTGCTTTTGGAACAGTATGACGCGCTTGTCACGCCCGCCTTGCCGGTGATCCCGCCAACGCTGATTGAGGCGCAAGACCCACAAACCATTCTGCCGCTGACGCGCTTTTTGCGCCCGTTTAACCTCAGCGGCCACCCCGCAATCACCTTGCCCGCGCGCACGAACACCGGCTTGCCCATCGGGCTGCAATTGGTTGGGCGTAAAGGCGAAGAGGCCCGACTTTGCGCGATTGCGCGCTGGGTCGTCTCTTGTGTTCCCGATTTTCAGTCAAAGGACCAAAGCCAATGA
- a CDS encoding nuclear transport factor 2 family protein: MTDSDTIAALTKRLELLEAEAEVRRVQSRYMFLCDTPMPEYGVKDDAERIDLIMELFSEEAVWEGVGEYYTGQFGRAEGKAAVRKHFEGFWGGKTDPALILNCHYLTSEQINVAPDGLTATGQWVHMQPWLFSDGKALLRSSRLFNAFKKCDDGTWRYTRNRTENVFVAPLPATWASDYPSASVLMKP, from the coding sequence ATGACTGACTCCGACACCATCGCCGCCCTCACCAAACGCCTTGAGCTGCTCGAAGCAGAGGCCGAGGTCCGCCGCGTACAATCCCGCTACATGTTCCTTTGCGACACACCGATGCCCGAATATGGCGTCAAAGATGATGCAGAACGCATTGATTTAATTATGGAACTCTTCTCAGAAGAGGCTGTTTGGGAAGGCGTAGGTGAGTATTACACCGGACAGTTTGGCCGCGCCGAAGGCAAAGCCGCCGTGCGCAAACACTTCGAAGGGTTCTGGGGCGGCAAAACCGATCCGGCGCTGATTCTCAACTGTCACTACCTGACCTCAGAGCAAATCAACGTGGCCCCTGACGGGCTGACGGCAACGGGTCAATGGGTCCATATGCAGCCGTGGTTGTTCTCCGATGGCAAAGCGCTTTTGCGTTCTTCGCGCCTGTTTAATGCGTTCAAAAAATGTGACGACGGCACTTGGCGTTACACCCGCAATCGCACGGAAAACGTGTTTGTTGCGCCGCTTCCCGCCACTTGGGCCTCGGATTATCCCTCTGCCTCGGTTTTGATGAAACCGTAA